The proteins below are encoded in one region of Casimicrobium huifangae:
- a CDS encoding ABC transporter substrate-binding protein, with translation MKIAKLVTAIALASSAVLAVTPVLAQQKVLKVAPHAFPANLDPFNVTAYITRNHGYMVYDTLFATDEKGAIKPQMVDKWVVSPDGKTYTFTLRDKLEFHDGKPVTGEDCVASIKRWGARDTFGQKLMTFVDKMEVVDAKTFRMLLKEPTGIVLDALGKPSSNPAFIMPARVAATDPFKVIDDYTGSGPYVFKKDEYKPGVQSIYLKNTKYVPRSEPPSGLAGGKKVFVDRIEWLALKDAQTQLNALLAGEIDMIEQPAFEQYPQLRKDNRVSIVDTGTVNYQYVMRFNHLVPPFNNPKVREAAMWAMNQEAFLRAQVGPENEGMFYTCPSMYPCGTPLASPKGSDFMVKGNMAKAQQLLKDSGYDGKPIVVMRPTDLQSIHKLPLVATQLLRQAGFKVDLITMDWGSLVARRSKKDPADQGGWNIFLTAWVGADIMNPLTSAPLGGNGEKGWAGWATDAELEKLRDQYARATTEADKKRIAEAVQVRATQVGTHAILGEYKNPAAVRKNISGVLKTAGSAYWNIQKN, from the coding sequence ATGAAGATTGCCAAGCTTGTCACCGCGATTGCGCTCGCATCGTCGGCCGTTCTGGCGGTAACGCCGGTGCTCGCACAACAAAAGGTGCTCAAGGTCGCGCCGCACGCCTTCCCGGCCAATCTTGACCCGTTCAACGTGACGGCGTACATCACGCGCAATCACGGCTACATGGTCTACGACACGCTGTTCGCGACTGACGAGAAGGGGGCGATAAAGCCGCAGATGGTGGACAAATGGGTGGTCAGCCCGGATGGCAAGACCTACACCTTCACCTTGCGCGACAAGCTCGAATTCCACGACGGCAAGCCAGTGACGGGCGAGGACTGCGTCGCCTCGATCAAGCGCTGGGGCGCGCGCGACACTTTTGGCCAGAAGCTGATGACCTTCGTCGACAAGATGGAAGTGGTGGACGCCAAGACTTTCCGCATGTTGCTGAAAGAGCCGACTGGTATCGTGCTCGATGCCCTGGGCAAGCCGTCGTCGAACCCGGCCTTCATCATGCCCGCCCGCGTCGCCGCGACCGATCCGTTCAAGGTGATTGACGACTACACCGGTTCCGGCCCCTATGTCTTCAAGAAGGACGAGTACAAGCCCGGTGTGCAGTCCATCTACCTCAAGAACACCAAATACGTGCCGCGCAGTGAGCCGCCGTCCGGTCTCGCGGGTGGCAAGAAGGTGTTTGTTGATCGCATCGAATGGCTCGCGCTGAAGGATGCGCAAACCCAGCTCAACGCCTTGCTCGCCGGCGAGATCGACATGATCGAGCAGCCGGCGTTTGAGCAATACCCGCAACTGCGCAAGGACAACCGCGTCAGCATCGTCGACACCGGTACCGTGAACTACCAGTACGTGATGCGCTTCAACCATCTGGTACCGCCATTCAACAACCCGAAGGTGCGCGAAGCGGCGATGTGGGCGATGAACCAGGAGGCCTTCCTGCGCGCCCAGGTCGGTCCGGAAAACGAAGGCATGTTCTACACCTGCCCGAGCATGTATCCGTGCGGCACGCCGCTGGCAAGCCCGAAGGGCAGCGATTTCATGGTCAAGGGCAACATGGCGAAGGCGCAGCAGCTGCTCAAGGATTCCGGCTACGACGGCAAACCGATTGTCGTGATGCGCCCGACCGATCTGCAGTCAATTCACAAGTTGCCATTGGTGGCCACGCAACTGCTGCGTCAGGCCGGTTTCAAGGTTGATCTGATCACCATGGACTGGGGCTCGCTAGTTGCCCGTCGCTCGAAAAAGGACCCGGCTGATCAGGGCGGCTGGAACATCTTCCTCACCGCCTGGGTAGGCGCCGATATCATGAACCCGCTGACCAGTGCCCCGCTCGGCGGCAATGGTGAAAAGGGCTGGGCGGGCTGGGCGACCGACGCTGAACTCGAAAAATTGCGCGACCAGTATGCGCGTGCCACGACCGAGGCCGACAAGAAACGTATCGCAGAGGCGGTGCAGGTGCGCGCCACGCAAGTGGGCACGCACGCGATCCTTGGCGAATACAAGAATCCCGCAGCAGTTCGCAAGAACATCTCCGGCGTGCTGAAAACGGCCGGCTCAGCGTACTGGAATATCCAGAAGAACTGA
- a CDS encoding amidase translates to MDSLSFQSVRELSALLVSRQLSARELLDACLTQIDRVNPVVNAIVTQDREGAYANADAIDARRAQGLPTSPLAGLPIAIKDLEPVKGMRTTMGSPIFKDWVPDFDTLMIERFRSHGLSILGKTNTPEFGLGSQTFNAVFGATKNPWDITKTCGGSSGGAAVAVSTGMLPFADGSDMGGSLRNPANFCGTVGLRTSPGRVPTYPSLNLWGTLGVLGPIARTAEDAAWLLSVQAGDDPRVALGRCGDPTVFRQPLDRDFKGVRIGWSPTLGGLPVEKGVRDALEKSLKRFEAIGAVIEEAAPDLSIADDAFQAQRALHLVNSLGAHYRDKRHLLKDTAVWNIEQGLKLTGEQIAAAQTAQSKCFERMQRFLSRYDYFICPVNQVLPFDVTMPYPMTIDGVQLGNYLEWMKSACRITMTSHPAASAPVAFAANGLPVGMQIVGHYGAELEVLQLVHAVQLPLAERMPPL, encoded by the coding sequence ATGGATTCCCTGTCGTTCCAATCGGTCCGTGAACTCTCGGCGCTGCTGGTGTCGCGGCAGCTATCGGCCCGTGAACTGCTTGACGCCTGCCTGACACAGATCGACCGCGTCAATCCGGTCGTCAATGCCATCGTCACCCAGGATCGCGAGGGCGCCTACGCCAACGCCGACGCCATCGACGCCCGCCGCGCGCAGGGTTTGCCGACGTCGCCGCTGGCGGGGCTGCCGATCGCGATCAAGGATCTGGAGCCGGTCAAAGGCATGCGCACCACGATGGGTTCGCCGATTTTCAAGGACTGGGTACCGGACTTCGACACCCTCATGATCGAGCGTTTCCGCTCGCACGGGTTGAGCATCCTTGGCAAGACGAACACGCCGGAGTTTGGCCTTGGCAGTCAGACCTTCAACGCCGTTTTCGGCGCCACCAAAAACCCGTGGGACATCACCAAAACCTGCGGTGGCTCATCCGGCGGCGCAGCGGTGGCAGTGTCAACGGGCATGTTGCCGTTCGCCGATGGCTCCGACATGGGCGGCAGTCTGCGCAATCCGGCCAACTTTTGCGGCACCGTGGGCCTGCGCACGTCGCCGGGCCGCGTGCCGACCTATCCTTCGCTCAATCTCTGGGGCACGCTCGGCGTGCTCGGCCCGATCGCGCGTACCGCGGAGGATGCCGCGTGGCTGCTGTCGGTGCAGGCGGGCGACGATCCTCGCGTGGCGCTCGGCCGCTGTGGCGACCCGACAGTCTTTCGCCAGCCGCTGGACCGTGACTTCAAGGGCGTGCGCATCGGCTGGAGCCCGACGCTGGGCGGATTGCCGGTCGAGAAGGGTGTGCGCGATGCGCTTGAAAAGTCACTCAAGCGCTTTGAGGCCATCGGCGCCGTGATCGAGGAGGCTGCGCCGGATCTGTCCATCGCCGATGACGCCTTTCAGGCGCAGCGGGCGTTGCACCTGGTCAATTCACTTGGCGCCCACTATCGGGACAAGCGGCACCTGCTGAAGGACACCGCCGTATGGAATATCGAGCAGGGATTGAAGCTGACTGGCGAACAGATCGCCGCCGCACAGACCGCACAATCGAAATGCTTTGAGCGCATGCAGCGGTTCCTGAGCCGCTACGACTACTTCATCTGCCCGGTCAATCAGGTGCTGCCGTTCGACGTGACGATGCCCTACCCGATGACGATTGACGGTGTGCAGTTGGGCAACTATCTCGAATGGATGAAATCCGCCTGCCGCATCACCATGACTTCGCACCCCGCCGCCAGCGCGCCGGTTGCCTTTGCGGCGAACGGTCTGCCGGTGGGCATGCAGATCGTCGGGCACTATGGCGCGGAGCTCGAAGTGCTGCAACTCGTGCATGCGGTGCAGTTGCCGCTGGCGGAGCGGATGCCGCCGCTGTGA
- a CDS encoding GGDEF domain-containing protein, which yields MNSVAVTPEQYRAHYWATDAEQWRFALVLFLVPTVLFVWFDYQLNGTTWLFYGFVAMRVAMASYSLLLIFALRRLQNRRLLERLLLLWTLCGITVFALNALGRPPEFFGHYVFEVFALMLFFSAMPMQPGAQLAVGITYLVVALPILFFYKQPPTAVYTSNTAAVMLLTVISGYLIARRIRDYRVDALVAQLKLEHQARTDALTGIANRRAFLDAAHQELSRVNRSESPLTVLMLDIDHFKKVNDRFGHDVGDDLLAEFARRIEKGLRGYDQFARLGGEEFAVMLPGCNLEQAVATAERLRHAISAEPFAVRGNIVPMTVSIGVGIVREFEMTIDGVLTRADTALYAAKDNGRDRVEVVE from the coding sequence TTGAATTCCGTAGCAGTGACGCCGGAGCAGTACCGGGCGCACTATTGGGCGACTGACGCTGAGCAGTGGCGTTTTGCGCTGGTGCTGTTTCTGGTGCCGACGGTACTGTTCGTCTGGTTCGACTACCAGTTGAACGGCACCACCTGGCTCTTCTACGGATTCGTCGCCATGCGCGTAGCCATGGCGAGTTACTCGCTGTTGCTGATCTTCGCGTTGCGACGTTTGCAGAACCGTCGTCTGCTGGAACGACTCCTGTTGCTATGGACGCTCTGCGGCATCACTGTCTTTGCCCTCAACGCGCTTGGCCGACCACCGGAATTCTTTGGCCACTATGTGTTCGAGGTTTTTGCGCTGATGCTGTTTTTCTCGGCGATGCCGATGCAGCCGGGCGCACAACTGGCGGTGGGCATCACCTATCTGGTGGTCGCGTTACCGATCCTCTTTTTCTACAAGCAGCCCCCGACAGCGGTGTACACCAGCAACACGGCTGCCGTGATGCTGCTGACCGTGATTAGCGGCTACCTGATCGCACGACGGATTCGTGACTATCGCGTCGATGCACTGGTCGCGCAGCTCAAGCTTGAGCACCAGGCCCGCACCGACGCGCTCACCGGCATTGCCAACCGTCGGGCGTTCCTCGATGCCGCGCATCAGGAGTTATCGCGAGTCAATCGCAGCGAATCGCCGCTGACCGTGCTGATGCTCGATATCGATCACTTCAAGAAGGTCAACGACCGCTTTGGGCACGATGTCGGCGACGATTTGCTGGCTGAGTTCGCGCGTCGCATCGAGAAAGGCTTGCGCGGCTATGACCAGTTCGCCCGGCTCGGCGGCGAAGAGTTCGCGGTGATGTTGCCGGGCTGCAACCTGGAGCAGGCAGTGGCCACGGCGGAGCGCTTGCGGCACGCCATCAGCGCCGAGCCGTTTGCGGTGCGCGGCAACATCGTACCGATGACGGTGAGCATCGGTGTCGGCATCGTTCGCGAGTTCGAGATGACCATTGACGGCGTGCTGACCCGCGCCGACACGGCGCTCTACGCCGCCAAAGACAACGGTCGTGACCGGGTGGAAGTGGTCGAATAG
- a CDS encoding NAD(P)-dependent oxidoreductase, whose amino-acid sequence MTASSPSIGVIGIGLMGHGIAKNIVAKGQSLSFLKRRSAPDAGADLIALGGVELLSPREVAAASDIVILCVTGSPEVEAVCFGSNGIIESARRSLVVIDTSTAEPTSTAALRDRFAQHGVEFVDAPLARTPVEAELGKLNTMVGANDAVFAQIEPVLKAYCENIFHVGPPGAGHKVKLMNNFIAQAICTATAEAFAAAVKSGVDPKQLVRVVSAGGVNSGLFQAMAKSLDGDMQGLKFQLDNARKDLRYYTHFTESMPLASWLGEAVHQALVQACAMGLGDGMVAELVTAQEMASGVQITPAARA is encoded by the coding sequence ATGACCGCATCTTCACCGAGTATTGGCGTTATCGGCATCGGCCTGATGGGCCACGGCATTGCCAAAAACATTGTCGCCAAAGGCCAATCGCTATCTTTTCTCAAGCGCCGTAGCGCCCCGGACGCCGGTGCCGACCTGATCGCACTGGGCGGAGTTGAGTTGCTGTCGCCGCGCGAGGTGGCTGCGGCCTCTGACATCGTGATCCTGTGCGTCACCGGCTCGCCCGAAGTCGAGGCGGTCTGCTTCGGCAGCAACGGCATCATCGAATCCGCGCGGCGCAGTTTGGTGGTGATCGACACCTCGACCGCCGAGCCGACCAGCACAGCCGCCTTGCGCGATCGCTTTGCGCAGCACGGAGTGGAATTCGTTGACGCGCCGCTGGCGCGCACGCCGGTGGAGGCCGAGCTGGGCAAGCTCAACACCATGGTTGGTGCCAACGATGCGGTGTTCGCACAGATCGAACCGGTGCTCAAGGCCTATTGCGAAAACATCTTTCACGTCGGTCCGCCGGGGGCTGGACACAAGGTGAAGCTGATGAACAACTTCATCGCTCAGGCGATTTGCACGGCCACGGCCGAGGCTTTCGCCGCAGCAGTGAAGTCCGGCGTTGATCCGAAGCAACTGGTTCGGGTGGTCAGCGCTGGCGGTGTCAATTCAGGCCTGTTTCAGGCGATGGCGAAATCGCTGGATGGCGACATGCAGGGCCTCAAGTTTCAGCTCGACAACGCGCGCAAGGACTTGCGCTACTACACCCACTTCACCGAGAGCATGCCACTGGCCAGCTGGCTCGGCGAAGCCGTGCATCAGGCGCTGGTGCAGGCCTGCGCGATGGGTCTGGGCGATGGCATGGTGGCCGAGCTGGTGACCGCGCAGGAAATGGCCAGTGGCGTGCAGATCACGCCAGCGGCACGCGCCTGA
- a CDS encoding chalcone isomerase family protein, with product MNNSMLANAATRVAGRSRTLFASLALAGLAAATQNTWALDVAGLKVDEKVRVANQELVLNGAGIRYAAAGFVRVYVASLYLPQKRNTSNDIGALKGAKRIHLALLREVNSNDFSKGLLGGMRANLPAAEQQKHFDNLLKLGAIFGTIPSLKKGESITVDLIPGTGMIILVNGKKIGETFTDESFFQALLQIWLGPKPIDDSLKPVLLGTVASNDNTVNRDRDRF from the coding sequence ATGAACAACTCGATGCTTGCGAATGCCGCCACTCGCGTGGCCGGTCGCAGCCGTACCCTTTTCGCTTCCCTGGCACTGGCTGGTCTCGCCGCCGCGACGCAAAACACATGGGCGCTCGATGTCGCAGGCCTGAAAGTGGACGAAAAAGTGCGCGTGGCCAACCAGGAGCTGGTGCTCAACGGTGCTGGCATCCGCTACGCGGCGGCGGGTTTCGTGCGCGTCTACGTGGCATCGCTCTACCTGCCGCAGAAGCGCAACACCAGCAATGATATTGGCGCGCTCAAAGGGGCAAAGCGCATCCATCTGGCCCTGCTGCGCGAGGTCAATTCCAACGACTTCTCGAAAGGACTGCTGGGCGGCATGCGCGCCAACCTGCCGGCGGCGGAGCAGCAGAAGCACTTCGATAATCTGCTCAAACTCGGAGCGATTTTCGGCACCATTCCGTCGCTGAAGAAAGGCGAGAGCATCACGGTTGACCTGATACCGGGCACCGGCATGATCATTCTCGTCAACGGCAAGAAGATCGGCGAGACCTTCACCGATGAGTCGTTCTTCCAGGCATTGCTGCAGATCTGGCTCGGCCCGAAGCCGATTGACGACAGCCTGAAACCAGTGCTGCTCGGCACCGTCGCCAGCAACGACAACACCGTCAACCGCGACCGCGACCGCTTCTAG
- a CDS encoding L-threonylcarbamoyladenylate synthase: MTQRFYVHPENPQLRLVRQAAQMLRDGAVIAYPTDSSYALGCHLGDADALRRLRQLRGVDDKHHLTLVCADLSELGKYARVDNRAFRLLKLATPGPYTFILEGTREVPKRLLHPKRATLGLRVPDHPVVQALLTELGEPILSATLIPPDEDVALNDPEAIAERMPASLGLILDAGQSPELATTVVDLTGDAPEVLRVGNGPLDRIGLG; this comes from the coding sequence ATGACGCAACGTTTTTACGTTCACCCAGAGAATCCTCAGCTTCGTCTGGTCCGGCAGGCAGCGCAGATGCTGCGTGACGGAGCCGTGATTGCCTACCCGACCGACAGCTCCTACGCGCTGGGCTGTCATCTGGGCGACGCCGACGCCCTGCGACGCCTGCGGCAACTGCGCGGTGTGGACGACAAGCATCACCTGACGCTGGTCTGCGCCGATCTGTCCGAGCTTGGCAAGTACGCCCGCGTCGACAACCGGGCCTTCCGGCTGCTGAAACTGGCAACCCCCGGGCCTTACACCTTCATCCTCGAAGGCACCCGCGAGGTGCCAAAACGGCTGCTGCATCCAAAGCGGGCCACCTTGGGTCTGCGGGTACCCGATCACCCAGTGGTGCAGGCCCTGCTGACCGAGCTAGGGGAGCCGATCCTTTCCGCCACGCTGATCCCGCCAGATGAGGACGTGGCGCTGAACGACCCGGAAGCCATCGCCGAGCGGATGCCGGCAAGCCTCGGGCTCATCCTTGATGCCGGGCAAAGCCCTGAACTGGCTACCACCGTGGTTGATCTCACCGGTGACGCGCCAGAAGTGTTGCGCGTTGGCAACGGCCCGCTTGATCGCATCGGCCTTGGCTGA
- a CDS encoding CysB family HTH-type transcriptional regulator, which translates to MNLQQIKFVCAVVESGFSVSEAAVACYTAQPVVSKHIKTLEDELGLKIFERRGKRFTGLTQAGEEAYAIAKRLNGDASSLKALASDMSNAKEGVLTIATTHTQARYVLPRVVTQFGAKYPGVKLKLKQGNPKQCADWVAGSEADLAIATEALSLDPLLVTLPCYRWNRCVIAPPKHPLAKEKVLSIEALSKYPLITYDTAFTGRSQVDRAFASAGFAPNVALTALDSDVIKTYVRLNVGVGILAEMAYEPKVDADLKRMDASHLFAPSITRVGLRRNAFLRRFAYDFIVMFAPSLKRTEIEEAVFAKA; encoded by the coding sequence ATGAACCTGCAGCAAATCAAATTCGTCTGTGCCGTTGTCGAGAGCGGTTTCAGTGTGTCCGAAGCGGCGGTGGCCTGCTACACCGCGCAGCCGGTGGTCAGCAAGCACATCAAGACGCTTGAAGACGAGCTCGGCCTGAAAATCTTTGAACGGCGCGGCAAGCGCTTTACCGGCCTGACGCAGGCGGGCGAGGAGGCCTATGCGATCGCGAAGCGGCTGAACGGCGATGCCTCCAGCCTGAAGGCGCTGGCTTCCGACATGAGTAACGCCAAGGAGGGCGTATTGACCATCGCTACCACGCATACGCAGGCGCGCTACGTGTTGCCGCGCGTGGTGACGCAGTTCGGCGCCAAGTATCCTGGCGTCAAGCTCAAGCTCAAGCAGGGCAACCCCAAGCAGTGCGCCGACTGGGTGGCGGGCAGCGAAGCCGATCTGGCGATTGCCACCGAAGCGCTGTCGCTGGATCCGCTGCTGGTGACGCTGCCGTGCTATCGCTGGAACCGTTGCGTAATCGCGCCGCCGAAACACCCGCTGGCGAAGGAGAAAGTGCTTTCCATCGAGGCGCTGTCGAAATATCCGCTGATCACTTACGACACCGCATTCACCGGCCGCTCGCAGGTGGATCGTGCCTTTGCCAGTGCCGGGTTTGCACCGAATGTGGCGCTCACCGCGCTCGACTCCGACGTGATCAAGACTTATGTACGGTTGAACGTTGGCGTCGGCATTCTTGCCGAGATGGCCTATGAACCGAAGGTGGACGCTGATCTCAAGCGCATGGATGCATCGCATCTGTTTGCACCCTCGATCACCCGTGTTGGCCTGCGCCGCAACGCGTTCCTGCGCCGCTTCGCCTATGATTTCATCGTGATGTTTGCACCGTCGCTGAAACGCACGGAAATTGAAGAGGCCGTTTTTGCCAAAGCCTGA
- a CDS encoding multidrug effflux MFS transporter, translated as MPDVVAAPAPSSTPEPPPSANAELIARYADGRERLKLTWLLAALSMLGPFSIDTYLPAFPAMEAALPATEVQMQLTLTVYFIGFAIVSLFHGAISDSIGRKPVIIGTIAVHAMGSVGCALSQSIESLLVFRALQGCFAGAGFVVGRAVVRDLFAGDEAQRQLSRIQMLFALAPIVAPILGGWLVAQLAWPAIFWFLGGYGLLLIVWTQIGLVESHPAEHRLLLAVKPLAATYWRMFFNREFQLLAAIPGINFVGFFTYIAGAPAFLMRHLGLRNTDFAALFIPGIAGITLAAWCSGRLAGRVSHQRQMRWGFSVMIGAALANVAVSLWLPAGVVWNIAPIAIYTFGMALVTPCITLKLLDAFAHARGSVSALQSSTHVGMMALTTAVIVPFAQQSLQRFAAVMLASVLIGTLLWKIYLATHPPAPTPAT; from the coding sequence GTGCCCGATGTTGTAGCTGCCCCGGCACCGTCCTCAACCCCCGAACCCCCGCCTTCTGCCAACGCTGAACTGATCGCCCGCTACGCCGATGGCCGTGAGCGACTCAAGCTCACCTGGTTGCTGGCGGCGCTGTCGATGCTGGGGCCGTTTTCGATCGACACTTATCTACCGGCGTTTCCGGCGATGGAAGCCGCGCTGCCGGCGACCGAAGTGCAGATGCAGCTCACGCTGACGGTCTACTTCATCGGCTTCGCCATTGTCTCCCTGTTTCACGGTGCGATCAGCGATTCGATCGGGCGCAAACCGGTGATCATCGGCACCATTGCCGTGCACGCGATGGGTTCGGTGGGCTGCGCGCTGTCGCAGTCGATCGAATCGCTGCTGGTGTTTCGTGCCTTGCAGGGCTGCTTCGCGGGGGCCGGCTTTGTGGTGGGACGGGCGGTCGTGCGCGACCTGTTTGCCGGCGACGAAGCACAGCGGCAACTGTCACGCATCCAGATGCTTTTCGCGCTGGCGCCCATCGTGGCGCCGATTCTTGGCGGCTGGCTGGTGGCGCAACTGGCGTGGCCGGCAATCTTCTGGTTTCTCGGTGGCTACGGCCTGCTGCTGATCGTGTGGACGCAGATCGGACTGGTCGAGTCTCACCCGGCAGAGCACCGGCTGCTGCTGGCAGTGAAGCCGCTGGCCGCGACCTACTGGCGAATGTTTTTCAATCGCGAATTCCAGTTGCTGGCGGCGATTCCGGGCATCAATTTCGTCGGATTTTTCACCTACATCGCGGGGGCGCCGGCCTTTCTGATGCGCCACCTCGGGCTGCGCAACACCGACTTTGCGGCGCTGTTCATCCCCGGCATCGCCGGGATCACGCTGGCGGCGTGGTGCTCCGGGCGCCTGGCCGGACGCGTCAGCCACCAGCGGCAAATGCGCTGGGGTTTCAGCGTGATGATCGGCGCCGCACTGGCCAATGTCGCTGTCAGCCTGTGGCTGCCGGCGGGCGTTGTCTGGAACATTGCTCCGATCGCGATCTATACCTTTGGCATGGCACTCGTCACCCCCTGCATTACGCTCAAGCTGCTCGATGCCTTCGCCCATGCCCGCGGCAGCGTGTCGGCGTTGCAGTCGTCCACCCACGTCGGGATGATGGCGCTGACCACGGCAGTCATCGTTCCCTTCGCGCAGCAAAGCCTGCAGCGGTTCGCCGCAGTGATGCTTGCCTCAGTGCTGATTGGGACCTTGTTGTGGAAAATCTATCTGGCTACGCACCCGCCAGCACCCACGCCCGCCACCTGA
- a CDS encoding DUF192 domain-containing protein has product MKTSVFRAFLATAFAVGSMALLPQQAAAQINKGLPLVELTIGKAKLKAEVAADNNTRTVGLMNRFSLQPDHGMLFVFAQSQPLAFWMKNTYVPLSIAYIDAQGVILNILDMKPHDESTHPSAGAALYALEMKQGWFKDRGIVAGNRVEGLDKAGKARQ; this is encoded by the coding sequence ATGAAAACATCCGTGTTCCGCGCCTTTCTCGCCACTGCGTTCGCCGTCGGCAGCATGGCCTTGTTGCCGCAGCAGGCCGCCGCGCAGATCAACAAAGGGCTCCCGCTGGTGGAGCTGACGATTGGCAAGGCGAAGCTCAAGGCAGAGGTGGCGGCTGACAACAACACGCGCACCGTCGGACTGATGAACCGCTTTTCACTGCAGCCCGATCACGGCATGCTGTTCGTTTTCGCCCAGAGCCAGCCGCTGGCGTTCTGGATGAAGAACACCTATGTGCCACTGTCGATTGCCTACATCGACGCGCAGGGTGTGATCCTCAATATCCTCGACATGAAGCCACACGACGAGTCGACCCACCCGTCGGCCGGCGCCGCGCTCTACGCGCTGGAAATGAAGCAGGGCTGGTTCAAGGATCGCGGCATCGTGGCCGGCAATCGCGTCGAAGGGCTCGACAAGGCGGGCAAGGCCAGGCAGTAG
- a CDS encoding asparaginase, which yields MQSEVVLPKHVPIAYSTRGNYVENVFYGSVAVVDRDGKLIAHVGDVDYPIFTRSALKPLQALPLVANPRFAEYGLTPAEIALLCSSHNGEPVHAETAGRLLAKVGLTEAALQCGSHTPYWYQWNNERPDPDKRWSPLFHNCSGKHSGMLLQAKLLAAPADHYLDPESPVQRAIRDAVGYACGADDPAAMPSGTDGCSAPNFAVPLVGLARAFAWMTRDEADPRYGTAPKTLFEAMAAHPEMVSGAGRNDLALATAGRGDWANKVGADGVQTLASRSRGIGIAAKVSDGNLKALMVAFCSVLEQLGMLDDTAKAALESWSRVPIKSIRGIEVGAIEPHVLLKRTA from the coding sequence ATGCAAAGCGAAGTTGTCCTGCCCAAACACGTCCCGATTGCTTACAGTACTCGTGGCAACTATGTCGAAAACGTCTTCTATGGCTCGGTTGCGGTGGTTGACCGTGACGGCAAGCTGATCGCCCACGTTGGCGACGTCGACTATCCGATCTTTACCCGTTCTGCGCTGAAGCCCCTGCAGGCGTTGCCGCTGGTGGCCAATCCCCGCTTTGCCGAATACGGTCTGACGCCTGCCGAAATTGCGCTCCTGTGCTCCAGTCACAATGGTGAACCGGTCCATGCCGAGACGGCTGGCCGCCTGCTGGCCAAGGTGGGGTTGACCGAAGCCGCCCTGCAATGCGGCAGCCACACGCCATACTGGTATCAGTGGAACAACGAACGCCCCGATCCAGACAAGCGCTGGAGCCCGCTGTTCCACAACTGCTCGGGCAAGCATTCCGGCATGCTTCTGCAGGCGAAGCTGCTGGCGGCGCCGGCTGATCACTATCTCGACCCGGAAAGCCCGGTGCAACGGGCGATCCGCGACGCCGTTGGCTACGCCTGCGGTGCCGACGACCCTGCCGCCATGCCCTCGGGCACCGACGGCTGCAGCGCGCCAAACTTTGCGGTGCCGCTGGTCGGGCTGGCGCGGGCGTTTGCCTGGATGACGCGCGATGAGGCGGACCCGCGCTACGGCACGGCGCCGAAAACGCTGTTCGAGGCCATGGCGGCGCACCCCGAGATGGTCTCCGGCGCCGGTCGCAACGATCTCGCGCTGGCCACCGCCGGGCGCGGCGACTGGGCCAACAAGGTGGGCGCCGACGGCGTGCAGACACTGGCCAGCCGCTCGCGTGGCATCGGCATCGCTGCCAAGGTCAGCGACGGCAACCTCAAGGCACTCATGGTCGCCTTTTGCAGCGTGCTGGAACAGCTTGGCATGCTTGATGATACGGCGAAGGCAGCGCTCGAATCGTGGTCGAGAGTGCCGATCAAGTCGATCCGTGGCATTGAAGTCGGCGCCATCGAACCCCATGTGCTGCTCAAGCGGACGGCGTAG
- the rpoE gene encoding RNA polymerase sigma factor RpoE, with product MSDRVVDQELVERVQAGDKRAFDLLVLKYQRKVQRLVARFVRDQGEVDDVVQEAFIKAYRALPTFRGDAAFYTWIYRIAINCAKNYLASPGRRIIPQSDLLSEDDDDAESFDRNDGLHDVATPDAEYASKQIAETVNRAMAALPEDLRMAVTLREIEGLSYEEIAEAMDCPIGTVRSRIFRAREAIATELRPLLGTREDRRW from the coding sequence ATGAGCGACCGGGTGGTCGATCAGGAACTTGTTGAACGTGTACAGGCAGGTGACAAGCGTGCCTTTGACTTGCTCGTGCTCAAATACCAGCGCAAGGTGCAGCGGCTGGTGGCTCGCTTTGTGCGTGACCAGGGCGAGGTCGACGACGTGGTGCAGGAAGCGTTCATCAAGGCGTACCGCGCCCTGCCGACCTTTCGCGGCGACGCGGCGTTTTATACGTGGATTTATCGCATCGCCATCAATTGCGCCAAGAATTACCTTGCCAGCCCCGGCCGCCGCATCATCCCGCAGAGCGATCTGCTTTCCGAGGATGACGACGACGCGGAATCTTTTGACCGCAACGATGGTCTACACGATGTCGCAACCCCGGACGCCGAATACGCCAGCAAGCAGATTGCGGAAACGGTCAACCGGGCGATGGCGGCGCTGCCTGAGGATTTGCGGATGGCGGTGACGCTGCGGGAAATTGAGGGCTTGAGTTACGAAGAGATCGCAGAGGCGATGGATTGTCCGATCGGAACGGTGCGCAGCCGCATCTTCCGGGCACGGGAGGCAATCGCGACCGAACTGCGACCGTTGTTGGGAACGCGGGAAGACAGGAGATGGTAG